The sequence below is a genomic window from Theobroma cacao cultivar B97-61/B2 chromosome 6, Criollo_cocoa_genome_V2, whole genome shotgun sequence.
GGTTTTCGGCTACAGCTTTGTTTCCGTCTTCTTTGGTGTAGCCCCCGGCAGCAATGAAAGTGCCATTGAAAGCTTTTCTCATAGGCAGAAGAGTATGAGGACATTCACTTACATCTCCCATCATTTTTAACCTTGGCTCGATCATATGGCAGTAGAGAATTCCATATTTGTTCAAGGCCTCAACCATGTAGAGAGCTAATGCTTTTGGATCAGAGTCTACTGCTTCAATAAAGTCTGTAAAGGGAGATAACCTTATTCCAACTCTATCTGCACCTATTTCATTGGCAACAGCTTCAACTATCTCTAAGGCAAATCTGCAACGGTTCTCTAGTGATCCACCGTATTCATCTGTTCGATCATTCACTTGATCATTCAAAAACTGGTCTATAAGGTACCCATTAAATCCATGAATCTCAACCCCATCAAAACCTATATATTAATCAGCAAGCAAAATTAGCATTCTAAGAAACTAGGACATCAAAAAGGGAAGCATTTATTGTTCCATTATGTCTGGAACAATATAAGAATCCTCAAATATTTGTCCACAATCTAGGAGAAAAAAACTTACCAGCTTCCATAGCATTCCTTGCTGCAATTCTGAAATCATTGACAATTTGAGGGATTTCATCTGTCCTTAATCGCCTAGGAGGTGAGAACTGAGCAACATCCACTCCATTAGCTCGAATTTGTGGTGTCAATGACTTGTCAGTAGAAGAGATTGGAGCTTGTCCATTTGGCTGAAAACCTGTACGTATATAGACATTGACAAGGGATAAGAAATTAGTTGGGCCAATGTCATCACATGAATATGGAAATAAATATTAAGCATATAATTCCATCATAGAATCAGAAGAGAAGACATAATGGATGTCTAAGGCAAGAACTGACCGTAGTTTGAAACCCTTCCAACATGCCAAATCTGACAAAAGATAATTCCACCTTTGGCATGAACAGCATCAACAATGGGTTTCCAGGCCTCAACTTGCTCTTTTGTCCATATACCAGGTGTATGCGCGTACCTTCATAAATTaggaagaaataataaaagaaagtctcattaaattagtttttgaggtataaaaaaatgtaaaatttcaaCTGTTTAAGAAGTTGCGGTACATatgttatcttttttatttaaaaaagaaacaggTTTAAAAATTACCCTTGAGCCGTGTCAGAAACTCCAGTAGCTTCAGAGATCATAAAACCTCCTCTGGAAGTTCTCTGGGAGTAGTATAGAATGGCATCTGGTTGAGGAACATTATTGTAAGATCTTTGTCTTGTCAATGGTGCCAATACAACTCTGggaataaaagaagaagaaaaagaaaagaggtaaATGATTGagtaaattatttatgcatcaAAATTTCCCAGGCGAAGAACAAAGTGATGCACATAGTCNGCTTCCATAGCATTCCTTGCTGCAGTTCTGAAATCATTGACAATTTGAGGGATTTCATCTGTCCTTAATCGCCTAGGAGGTGAGAACTGAGCAACATCCACTCCATTAGCTCGAATTTGTGGTGTCAATGACTTGTCAGTAGAAGAGATTGGAGCTTGTCCATTTGGCTGAAAACCTGTACGTATATAGACATTGACAAGGGATAAGAAATTAGTTGGGGCCAATGTCATCACATGAATATGGAAATAAATATTAAGCATATAATTCCATCATAGAATCAGAAGAGAAGACATAATGGATGTCTAAGGCAAGAACTGACCGTAGTTTGAAACCCTTCCAACATGCCAAATCTGACAAAAGATAATTCCACCTTTGGCATGAACAGCATCAACAATGGGTTTCCAGGCCTCAACTTGCTCTTTTGTCCATATACCAGGTGTATGCGCGTACCTTCATAAATTaggaagaaataataaaagaaagtctcattaaattagtttttgaggtataaaaaaatgtaaaattttaactgtttaAGTAGTTGCGGTACATatgttatcttttttatttaaaaaagaaacaggTTTAAAAATTACCCTTGAGCCGTGTCAGAAACTCCAGTAGCTTCAGATATCATAAAACCTCCTCTGGAAGTTCTCTGGGAGTAGTATAGAATGGCATCTGGTTGAGGAACATTATTGTAAGATCTTTGTCTTGTCAAAGGTGCCAATACAACTctgagaaaaaaggaagaaaaagaaagaggtaAATGATAGAGTAAGTTATTTATGCATCAAAATTTCCCAGGCGAAGAACAAAGTGATGCACATAGTCAGCCAATTACCATTGGTTTTCCTAATGAACAACATTCAAGTTATGCAAACTTGGATTTTTCAACTAATCAATTAGTTATGGCttgacaaagaaaaacaatatgCTGACTGGGATTATCCAAAAGTTATACAAATATCTACTTGGACGAAAGCAAAAGTCGTGCCATGAAAAATGCAGGAAAATTTATGAAGAAAAGAGTGCTCTTATTACCTATGCGAAAGATTGAATTTGCCAAATTTGTAGGGAGTGAGAAGAGGTTGAGTGGTGATATTTTCTTGCTGTTGTTGTTGGGTTTGCTTTTTGCCTTCCATATCTGAAACTAACTGATTTGCTTGCCTTTGGCTTTGGATATGTAGTTGAGCAGCAGTGCAGTGCAAATGGGTGGAAGTTGTTTCTGCTACCAGAAGAAATGAACTTTGCTTAgctttggttttggttttggtttggGATATTTGCCGAGTTGAGTtgtgcagcgagaatgcagtGTATACAGCCTTGGGATGGGCATCTGATGACGTGCGAGTGTACGTGATGAGAAGTGTCATGTCATCGTCATGGCACACCGCTCTTGACCAAAGAAACAGACACTCAGTTTCTTTCCATATGCTAATTCCTgcccctttttttctttctttttctttggtaaatcataacaattattttgtaatttataaaaattataaaagttaaatTCCAACGAAATAAATGCTATAACTTATAAAAGGGTATTGGATGATTGTAAAAAATAGAAACTTAAAAAGCAAGAGtaaaaaaagttatgtatagaaaaaatttaaatatgaagaaaattacACATTTTATGCAGAGaaaatcttttataatttcaaaaattaataatggaTATACCTAGTCTAGTCTAGTCTAGTATGATTAATTTAGCTACTCGatgaattacaaaatttttttttgtaattacaAAAGTTTTTCTGTAAGTGCCAAAGTGATTCCAAACGTCGTCATGCAG
It includes:
- the LOC18595444 gene encoding putative 12-oxophytodienoate reductase 11, producing MTLLITYTRTSSDAHPKAVYTAFSLHNSTRQISQTKTKTKAKQSSFLLVAETTSTHLHCTAAQLHIQSQRQANQLVSDMEGKKQTQQQQQENITTQPLLTPYKFGKFNLSHRVVLAPLTRQRSYNNVPQPDAILYYSQRTSRGGFMISEATGVSDTAQGYAHTPGIWTKEQVEAWKPIVDAVHAKGGIIFCQIWHVGRVSNYGFQPNGQAPISSTDKSLTPQIRANGVDVAQFSPPRRLRTDEIPQIVNDFRIAARNAMEAGFDGVEIHGFNGYLIDQFLNDQVNDRTDEYGGSLENRCRFALEIVEAVANEIGADRVGIRLSPFTDFIEAVDSDPKALALYMVEALNKYGILYCHMIEPRLKMMGDVSECPHTLLPMRKAFNGTFIAAGGYTKEDGNKAVAENRADLVAYGRLFLANPDLPRLFELNAPLN